A region of Ornithodoros turicata isolate Travis chromosome 5, ASM3712646v1, whole genome shotgun sequence DNA encodes the following proteins:
- the LOC135395896 gene encoding uncharacterized protein LOC135395896, producing the protein MVQDHLQSLSHNHEALRHKLDRQVVRAAVKQKAAANCTEKPSRLICAEIRKAETHEATLDHTDMKLLREAAYRARRRILPRLPKSREDVHKILASSASLTTTNRGESFVLANDSSMGVVVLSCASNVSFLCTLDKIFMDGTFRSCTKYFKQLFTIHGLRNGIYVPLVFSLLPSKEETRYLKVMQFVKQAAAEAGKTFEPTTVVVDFETAIHNAVRLSWPNANIVGCRFHLGQAWWRKIQKLGLSPSFKRENSEVGLWLKQVYGLPYLPPSEVADCFVFDMCSEAPREEKLRLFMDYLVDEYIKDGSRFPPEMWAEMTDNMQNTTNACESFHSRFNGCFYSPHPDVFRFLSVL; encoded by the coding sequence ATGGTACAAGATCACCTACAGAGTCTCTCCCACAACCACGAGGCATTGCGCCACAAGTTAGACAGGCAAGTGGTACGAGCTGCAGTGAAACAAAAAGCTGCGGCTAACTGCACAGAAAAACCGTCGCGACTAATCTGCGCGGAGATACGAAAGGCAGAAACACATGAAGCAACTCTCGATCACACTGACATGAAATTACTTCGAGAAGCGGCATACCGTGCGCGGCGACGTATTCTCCCTCGTCTGCCAAAGTCCAGAGAAGACGTACACAAAATTTTGGCATCGTCTGCATctttaacaacaacaaacaggGGAGAAAGCTTCGTACTGGCGAACGACAGCAGCATGGGAGTGGTTGTCCTTTCATGCGCATCAaatgtttcgtttctttgcacCCTGGATAAGATTTTCATGGACGGAACATTCAGATCGTGCACGAAGTACTTCAAACAACTCTTCACAATCCATGGCCTCCGGAATGGTATTTACGTCCCACTTGTGTTCAGCTTGCTGCCATCGAAAGAAGAAACACGCTACTTGAAGGTGATGCAGTTTGTCAAGCAGGCGGCAGCGGAGGCGGGCAAAACTTTTGAACCAACAACAGTTGTTGTCGACTTTGAGACAGCCATTCACAATGCCGTAAGACTCTCCTGGCCAAATGCTAACATTGTAGGATGCCGATTTCACCTAGGCCAGGCATGGTGGCGCAAAATACAGAAACTGGGTCTGTCACCGTCTTTCAAGCGTGAGAATTCCGAAGTGGGCTTATGGCTTAAACAGGTGTATGGTTTGCCATACCTTCCACCATCAGAAGTTGCAGACTGTTTTGTGTTTGATATGTGCTCGGAAGCTCCGCGGGAAGAAAAGCTCCGGCTATTTATGGACTATCTTGTCGATGAGTACATCAAAGACGGCTCTCGCTTTCCTCCGGAAATGTGGGCTGAGATGACTGACAACATGCAGAATACCACCAACGCCTGTGAGTCGTTCCACAGTCGCTTCAATGGGTGCTTCTACAGTCCACATCCAGATGTCTTTCGATTCTTGAGCGTTCTGTAG